In the genome of uncultured Pseudomonas sp., the window GCACTAGCCGGGTCCTGGATGGTTTACGCCCCAACCTGCGCTATATCGACAGCGAGCGTTATATCGACGACCTCAACCAGGGCAAACTCTGCGTGGCCATGGCCTGGGTCGGCGATGCACTGGCTGCCGCTGATGCCGGCCAGCCAGTACGCTTTCTCGTGCCGGATGAAGGCTCGGTGCTGTTTATCGACAGCCTGGTGATCCCCAGCACCGCCAAGCGCCCCGACCTGGCTCATCGTTTTATCGACTACCTGATGCAACCCAAAGTAGCCGCGCTGATCACCGCAGAAACCCTGTATCCCAGCGGCAATGCCGATTCCAGGGAGTTCCTCGACGAAGCCTTGCGCAACCAGCCCGGCCTTTACCCCAACCGCGACACCAAACGCCGTCTGCACGCACTGGAAACCCCGCCAGAAAAACACAGAGCCGCCGTCGACGCCGTGTGGGCGCGCTTTCGTGGTGGCAGCTGAGTGATCAATCGCCCCTCGGTTTGCCACACCCAGCATCCGCTAAAAACACAGAAGGCCTGCCCGCGCTGACGGCCACCGGGTGGGTGGGCAGAGCGGGCAAGCCTTCGCTTTTCCCCATGCTGGCGCTCAGTTGCCGCCAGCGTGATGGTTATTTGACCAGCTGACGCCAAGCCTTCAACGAGCCGATGGTCAATAGCTGCGCCTTGCGCGCCGCCAGCACATCCGGATCAATGGCCTGATTAGCCAGTTCGACCAGCTTGTTCAGCTCGCCGTACAAACGGTCGACTTCCAGCACCTCCAGCACCTCACGCGCCAGATGCAGCCAAACCAGCAGGCGCTCGATGCGCGGCAGCTGCTCAGCCAGGTCTTCCGGCTGCTGCTGATAACGACGCAACTGCAGCGCAGCGCCCTCATCGGCAATCAGGGTCGGCAACCAGTTACCCAGCACCGCAGCACCCTGGCGGTTGCCGCGGTTATTGCGCTCCAGGGTCCAGCTGCGCGCCAGCAACCAGCGCGAGGTGATCAGGGAGAACAGCCCCCAGCGGGTGGCTTCAAGCTCGGCGGCGAACTGCGCCGGGGCATTTTTACGCACCTGCTCATCCAGCTGACCGGCCAGCAGCCGTGGCCGCCATTCCAGCAGCAACGCATCCAACAACTCACGCAGGGCATGACTGCTGGCACGCGGCGCGGCCTGGCCGAGGCTGCCGAGCAAGGCACGCAAACCGACCAACTGCTCCAGCCACTCGACCAGCAAACGCCAGTGACCATTGAAACGGTACTGCTCAGCCAAACGCTGGCTGCTGCCCAGCAAGTGCCAGCCCAACGCAACTACGCTGTCATCCAGGCTGGTTTCGGCGTTCAGCGCAGGTGCCGGCAAATTCAGGCTGTAGCTGCTGGCATCGAACAAGCGATAACCGCGCTCGGCCTTGCTGATGTCACATGGCATCAGTGGCAAATCGGCAGCCAGCTCGGCGGCCAGCTCCAGCAACGCCTCGGGCTCACCCTGGCGCAGCTCCAGCTCCAGCTCGCAGATTTCTTCCTGGCCTTCACCGGCAATCACTTTACCCAGGTCCAGCGCGGCCTCGATCACCACCTTGGCCTTGCCACGGCCCCAGGCGATTTCCGCCTTCTCGCGGACAAAGTCGGTGGTGAAAATAGGTACCAGCTGCTTCTTGTCCAGCTCGGCCAGGGCCGCTGGCCAGCAGCTGTCATCGAGCTTTTTCAGGTCCAGCTTGGCTTTGGCCAGGTTCCAGTCCCATTCGTTGCGCTCGGACAAACCGGCCACGCTCTGCCCGCGGGTTTTCAGGGTCTGGATAAACTGCTCGCCATCGCGGCGCACGCGCAGGGCAACCTTGGCCGCCGCCAGATCGCGCGCAGGCGTATCGAAGTACTGATTGAACAGTTCGCGCTGCTCCCAACCACTCTTGTTGCGTTTCTTCAGCAACGGGTGGTCACGCAGGGCGGCCAGGGTTGCACGGCTAACCCGCAGTTTAATTTCGGTTTCTTTGTTCATGATGATGGGAATCAACGCCTACTATGAAATTGTTTCAGTCCGATTACCTGCGCTGGCGAGCCTGCGGACTGATCCGTATACTTGCCAACTTCTTAACGCCGGGGTTCACCCTATGCCAGTCAATCCATTTGCCAGCCTGTTTGGCCGTTCACCCATCGGACCGATGCAAAAACATTTTGCCAAGGCTCATGAGTGCGCAGCGAACCTGGTGCCTTTTTTCGAAGCCGTGATGGTTGAAGACTGGGCCAAGGTGGAACAGGTTCAACAGGAAATGGCCAGCCTCGAAGGAGAGGCCGATAAGCTCAAGAAGAGCGTGCGCTTACACCTGCCGAAAAGCTTGTTCCTGCCGGTCCCGCGCTCGGATCTGCTTGAACTGCTGAGTGTACAGGACAAAGTCGCCAACCGCGCCAAGGACATCGCCGGCCTTATGCTCGGTCGGCAAATGGCCATTCCGCAAGACTTACAACAGCTGATGCGCGCGTTTGTACAACGCACCGTGGATGCCAGCGCCCAGGCGCTGAAAGCCATGAACGAACTCGATGAGTTGCTGGAAACCGGCTTTGGTGGCCGCGAAGCGGTACTGGTCGAATCCATGGTCATGGAGCTGGAGCAAATCGAACGCGACACCGACAAGATGCAAATCGAAGTACGTCGGGCGCTGTTCAAACTGGAAAAGGATCTCCCTGCGGTCGATGTGATGTTCCTCTACAAGATCATCGAATGGGTCGGCGACGTTGCCGACCGTGCCGAACGTGTCGGCAACCGACTGGAACAACTGCTGGCGCGCTAATGCGCCAGTGTCCTTTCTGGAATCTACGGATTAATTATTTATGTCTCTGATTGCGGACTACGGCCTCGTATTGCTGCTGCTTGCCTGCCTCTTCGGCTTTTTCATGGCCTGGGGCGTGGGCGCCAATGACGTCGCTAACGCCATGGGCACCTCGGTGGGCTCGCGCGCACTGACCATCAAACAGGCGATCCTGATCGCCATGGTGTTTGAGTTTGCCGGTGCCTATCTAGCCGGCGGCGAAGTCACTGAAACCATCAAGAACGGTATCGTCGATGCCACGATGATCACCCCGGACCTCATGGTTCTGGGCATGATGTCGGCCCTGTTAGCGGCCGGCACCTGGCTGCTGGTGGCCTCAACCAAAGGCTGGCCGGTCTCCACCACGCACTCCATCGTCGGCGCGGTGATCGGTTTTGCCGCGGTTGGTGTGTCCATGGACGCAGTCAACTGGGGTGGTGTTGGTCCGATCGTGGCCAGCTGGGTAGTGTCGCCACTGCTCTCGGGTTTTGTCGCCTTCTGGCTGTTTACCAGCGTGCAAAAGCTGATCATCGACACCGACAATCCCTTCCTTAATGCCAAGCGCTTCGTGCCGCTGTACATGTTTATCACCGGCTTTATGGTCAGCATCATGACCCTGACCAAGGGCCTCAAGCACATCGGTTTGAACCTCTCCACCAGTGAAGGATTCTTCCTTTCTCTGGGCGTAGGTGGCGCTGTCATGCTGCTGGGCATCGCCCTGCTCAGCCGGATCAAGATCGACGTCGAAGCCGACAAAGACTTCCACTACGCCAGCGTGGAGAAGGTCTTCGCCGTCCTGATGATCTTCACCGCCTGCGCCATGGCCTTCGCCCACGGTTCCAACGATGTGGCCAACGCGGTCGGCCCACTGGCGGCGATTGTCGGGGTGATCCAATCTGGCGGTGAAGCCGTGATCGGTGCCAAGTCTGCCGTACCGGGCTGGGTGCTGTTGCTTGGTGCCGTGGGTATCGTCATCGGCCTGGCCACTTACGGCTACAAGGTGATCGCCACCATCGGCAAGGAAATCACCGAGCTGACCCCTAGCCGTGGTTTTGCTGCCGAACTGGCCACCGCCACCACCGTGGTCGGTGCCTCGGCCATGGGCCTACCGGTATCCACCACCCATACCTTGGTGGGTGCGGTACTGGGTGTGGGCCTGGCCCGCGGCATCGGTGCATTGAACCTGGGCGTGATCGGTAAAATCTTTATTTCCTGGCTGATCACCCTGCCGGTGGGCGCTGCGCTGTCGATCTTCTTCTTCTATATCCTGCGCAGCATCTTCCTCTAAGAAAGTCCTTTTCGGTTTTATCTCTGCAAGCGTTGGCCCTATGATGGGTCTCGCTTGCGGAGATAGCTGATGCCCCTGCCTTCCCTCAAAGACCAATTCGCCGCCCTGATCGCCGCCCCGTCGGTGAGCTGTACTCAGGCGCATTGGGATCAGTCCAACCGCCCGGTCATCGACTTGCTCTCAAGCTGGCTCGGCGACCTCGGTTTCAGCTGCGACGTGCAGCAAGTTGCCCCGGGCAAATTCAACCTGCTCGCCAGCTATGGCAGTGGCCCAGGCGGCCTGGTGCTGGCCGGACACAGCGATACCGTGCCGTTTGACGCCGCGCTCTGGCAGACCGACCCGCTCAAGCTCACTGAAGTCGACGGGCGCTGGGTGGGCCTTGGCAGTTGTGACATGAAGGGCTTCTTCGCCCTGATCATCGAAGCTGTGCAGCCGTTACTGGCACAGCCGTTTAAACAACCCCTGCTGATTCTCGCCACCTGCGATGAAGAAAGCTCGATGTCCGGCGCCCGCGCGCTGGCCGCAGCCGGACAGCCGCTGGGGCGCGCGGCGGTGATTGGTGAGCCAACGGGGCTGAAACCGATTCGCCTGCACAAAGGCATCATGATGGAGCGCATCGACATCCTCGGGCAGAGCGGTCACTCCTCCGATCCGAGCCTGGGCCGCAGCGCCCTGGAAGCCATGCAGGACGTCATGCTGGAGCTGCGCAGCTTGCGGAGCCAGTGGCAGCACGAATTCAACAACCCGCAATTCACTATGCCGCTGCCGACCCTGAACTTCGGCTGTATTCATGGTGGCGACAACCCCAACCGTATCTGCGGCCAATGCTCGCTGGAGTTCGACCTGCGCCCCCTGCCCGGCATGCAGCCGGAAGCGCTGCGCGCGGTGATCCGGCAAAAGCTGCGACCGCTGGCGGAGCAACACCAGGTGAAAATCGACTATGCGCCGCTGTTTCCCAGCGTGCCGCCCTTCGAGCAAAATGCCGACGCCGAACTGGTGCGGGTCGCCGAACGCCTGACCGGACACACCGCCGCCTCAGTAGCATTTGCCACCGAAGCGTCTTACCTTCAGCAACTTGGCTGCGAAACCCTGGTACTCGGCCCCGGCGATATCGACTGCGCCCACCAGCCCGGTGAATACCTAGACACCTCACGTTTGCAGCCGACCATCGAACTACTGCGCGGGCTGATCAATCATTACTGCCTGCAACCCAACCAACCGACCGTGCCACCTGCAGGAGAGAACGCGTGAAGCTGCTCCAACTGCGACGATAAAAGCGCTCCCGGCTGCCTCGTCTGGCGCACCCACGCCAATCCATGCGTTCTTCATTCGACACAGGTTCTTCAGGTAATGCACGACCACGTCAACTGGCTTCGCCACGCTTCGCCCTATATCAATGCCCACCGCGACTGCACCTTTGTGGTGATGCTGCCCGGTGAGGGCGTTGCCCACCCGAATTTCGGCAATATCGTTCACGACCTGGTGCTGCTGCACAGCCTGGGCGTGCGCCTGGTGCTGGTGCACGGCTCGCGCCCGCAGATCGAGGCGCGCCTGACCGAGCGCGGCCTGACGCCGCGCTATCAACACAACCTGCGCATCACCGACGGGCCGACCCTGGAGTGTGTGATCGATGCCGTCGGCCAGCTGCGCATCGCCATTGAGGCGCGCCTGTCAATGGACATGGCGCGCTCACCCATGCAGGGCTCACGCATGCGCGTGACCAGCGGCAACTTCGTCACCGCGCGACCGATTGGCGTGGTCGATGGCGTCGATTTCCACCACACCGGTGAAGTGCGGCGCATCGACCGCAAGGGCATCAACCGCCAACTGGATGAGCGCAGCATCGTGCTGCTGTCACCGCTGGGCTATTCGCCCACCGGAGAAATTTTCAACCTGGCCTGCGAAGACGTCGCCACCCGCGCCGCCATCGACCTGGACGCCGACAAGCTGCTGCTGTTCGGTGCCGAGTCCGGCCTACTCGACGAGGCCGGTAAGCTGGTGCGCGAACTGCGCCCACAGCAAGTACCAGCACATTTGCAGCGCCTGGGTAACAGCTACCAGGCGGAACTGCTCGACGCCGCCGCCGAAGCCTGCAAAGGCGGGGTACGCCGCAGCCATATCGTCAGCTACGCCGAAGACGGTGCGCTGCTCAGCGAGCTGTTTACCCGCACCGGCAACGGCACCCTGGTGGCGCAGGAACAGTTCGAATCGCTGCGTGAAGCGACCATCGAAGATGTCGGCGGGCTGATGGAGTTGATCACCCCACTGGAAGACCAGGGCATTCTGGTGCGCCGCTCACGCGAGGTACTGGAGCGCGAGATCGAGCAGTTCAGCATCGTCGAGCGCGAAGGCCTGATCATTGCCTGCGCCGCGCTGTACCAGATTGCCGACTCGGATTTTGGCGAGCTGGCCTGCCTGGCCGTCAACCCGGCTTACCGCCATGGCGGGCGGGGTGACGAGCTGCTTGAGCGCATTGAGGAACGCGCCCGCGCTCAAGGCCTGAAAACCCTGTTCGTACTCACTACCCGCACCGCCCACTGGTTCCGCGAGCGCGGCTTTGAGCTGAGCAGCGTCGACCGCCTGCCCGCCGCCCGCGCCTCGCTGTACAACTTCCAGCGCAACTCGCAGGTGTTTGAAAAAGCGCTGTAGGGTGGGTTAGCGACACCTAGCGTATGCCTCAAGGAAGGCTGCGGTAAAAGGCTGTCGCGTAACCCACCCAGCAGCATCAGCCCATTTGGCGGGTTAAGGCGCACCGATTACGCGTGAGTTGTTCGCCACGCGATAAGCGCCCAACCCAGCCTACAGAATGCGTTTCGGCAGATGGGGCGGCAGGTACAAGCCGAGATAGGCATCGAACACGCGCATACCCTCCTCAGCCATGCGCGGGGTGATTGCGCCGTGCAGCTGTATCGAGCGGGCATACACGCGGTCACCCAGCTCCATCGCCAGGGCAAACACGTCGACATCCTCCGGCAGTTGCGGCAAGGGGAAGTGACGGTCGAACACCACCTGCATGGACTGCCCCAACTCAATATCGTGCTGGCGATCAGCCTGAGTCACTTCGGCCAGACCATGCTGCGCCAGAATCAGCTGGCGTGCAGCGGCATCGGCCGCGTAGATCGCCAACATACGCTGCTCGACCAACCGCGACAGATCACGCCAGTCGCGCAGGCTGGCATGCTCCACCGGTTCCTGCAGGCAGGCGCGAAACGCACCGTGGATATCCGCCGTCAGGGCTTCCAGTAACGCCGGTACGCTGGCGAAGAAGTGGTACACCGATGACGGCGGGATCTGCGCCCGCTCAGCCACGCTGTAGATCGACAGGCTGGCCACACCCTGCTCGGCCAGCAGTTCGCGAGCAGCGGCAAGAATTCCGGCAATGCGGCTCTGGCTACTGGCGCGGGGTTTGCGGGCGGTAGGCGGACGGGACATGAGAAGACTCGAAAACCAAAGGCGCTATTGGACGCTAGGCAGCCGCCCGTGCACAAGCGGCAACCACCAGCACCGGTGGGCATGCGCACACGCCCGCCCGTGCCACGGTTATCAGCTACGCGCGCCGCGCACGCCTTCGGCCAAGGCGGCGCAGAGGTTGAGTACCCCCGCCACCGCCTGCTCGCTGCTGGCCGCATTGGCCACCTGATCGATCAGCGCCGAGCCGACCACCACGCCATCCGCTAGGCGGGCGATAGTCGCCGCATGCTCCGGCGTCCGAATGCCGAAGCCGATGCACAGCGGCAGCTCGGTGTGGCGGCGCAGGCGGGCAACGGCCTGCTCGACGTGCTCCAGGGTGGCCGAGCCGGCACCGGTGACACCGGCCACCGAGACGTAATAGACGAAGCCTGAGCTGCCGTTGAGCACGGTCGGCAAGCGCTTATCATCGGTGGTCGGGGTGGTCAGGCGGATAAAGTCGATGCCGGCGGCCTGGGCAGGGTCGCACAGGTCGACGTTATGCTCAGGTGGCAGGTCGACCACGATCAGGCCATCGACCCCAGCCTCCTTGGCGTCCGCAATAAACTTGTCGACGCCGTACTTGTGGATCGGGTTGAAGTAGCCCATCAGCACCAGCGGCGTGACCTGCTCGCCGGCACGGAACTCGCGCACCATTTGCAGGGTTTTCGCCAGATTTTGGCCACCCTCCAGGGCACGGATATTCGCCAGCTGGATCGCCGGCCCATCGGCCATCGGGTCGGTAAACGGCATGCCCAACTCGATCACATCGGCACCGGCTGCGGGCAGGCCCTTGAGAATGGCCAGGGAGGCGTCATAGCTCGGGTCGCCGGCGGTCACGAAGGTCACCAGGGCGGCGCGATTCTGTTGTTTCAGCTCGGCAAAGCGGCTCTGTAGGCGGCTCATGCGTGCTTCTCCTGTTTTTCCATGTGGTGCACGATGGTTTGCATGTCTTTGTCGCCACGCCCGGACAGGTTGACCACCATCAGGTGATCCTTGGGCAGTTGTGGGGCGCGCTTGAACACTTCAGCCAGGGCGTGGGCGCTTTCCAGGGCCGGGATAATGCCCTCCTGACGGCAGCAGGTGTGGAACGCTGCCAGGGCTTCGTCGTCGGTGACCGAGGTGTATTCAACGCGACCCACCTCATGCAACCAGGCGTGCTCGGGACCGATGCCGGGGTAATCCAGGCCGGCGGAAATCGAATGGGCGTCGATGATCTGACCGTCATCATCTTGCAGCAGGAAGGTTCGGTTGCCGTGCAGTACGCCCGGTACACCGCCGTTCAGGCTGGCGGCGTGCTTGCCGGTGGCGATGCCATAACCGGCCGCTTCCACGCCGATGATCTGCACATCCTTATCATCGAGGAACGGATGGTACAGGCCGATGGCATTCGAACCACCGCCGATGCAGGCGATCAAGCTGTCGGGCAGGCGACCTTCCTGGGCGAGCATCTGCTCGCGGGTTTCCTTGCCAATCACCGCCTGGAAATCACGCACCATCGCTGGGTACGGATGCGGGCCGGCCACGGTGCCGATCATGTAGAAGGTGCTGTCGACATTGGTCACCCAGTCGCGCAGGGCTTCGTTCATCGCATCCTTGAGCGTGCCAGTACCGGCAACGACGGGGATTACGGTGGCACCGAGCAGCCTCATGCGCAGCACGTTGGCCTGCTGGCGATCAATGTCAGTGGTGCCCATGTAGATCACGCACTCCATGCCGAAGCGCGCCGATACGGTGGCCGTGGCCACGCCGTGCATGCCGGCGCCCGTCTCGGCGATGATGCGCTTCTTGCCCATGCGCTTGGCCAACAGTACCTGGCCAATGCAGTTGTTAATCTTGTGCGCACCGGTGTGGTTGAGCTCTTCACGCTTAAAGTAGATTTTCGCGCCGCCACACATCTCGGTCAGGCGCTCGGCGAAATACAGCGGGCTCGGGCGGCCGACGAAATCACGCTGAAAGTACGCCAGCTCCTTCGCGAACTCGGGGTCGAGCTTGGCCTTCTCGTATTCGGCAGCCAGGTCGTGGATCAGCGGCATCAGGGTTTCGGCGACATATTGGCCGCCGAACGAGCCGAACAGGCCGTTGGCATCAGGACCAGCGCGGAAGGAAGTCATGGCGTTCTCCTTGAGAAAGTGGCGCGGTAGGGCGTGGGCATGGCGACTCGACGCCCCTGCTGCTACTGCAATGGCCACAGGATAAAGCTGTGGCGCGCGCGGCAAAAGCGATAAGATCGCCTCAATATGTCAGGAAAACTCACACATGAGCCAGCACCTTCCACCGC includes:
- a CDS encoding CYTH domain-containing protein, with the translated sequence MNKETEIKLRVSRATLAALRDHPLLKKRNKSGWEQRELFNQYFDTPARDLAAAKVALRVRRDGEQFIQTLKTRGQSVAGLSERNEWDWNLAKAKLDLKKLDDSCWPAALAELDKKQLVPIFTTDFVREKAEIAWGRGKAKVVIEAALDLGKVIAGEGQEEICELELELRQGEPEALLELAAELAADLPLMPCDISKAERGYRLFDASSYSLNLPAPALNAETSLDDSVVALGWHLLGSSQRLAEQYRFNGHWRLLVEWLEQLVGLRALLGSLGQAAPRASSHALRELLDALLLEWRPRLLAGQLDEQVRKNAPAQFAAELEATRWGLFSLITSRWLLARSWTLERNNRGNRQGAAVLGNWLPTLIADEGAALQLRRYQQQPEDLAEQLPRIERLLVWLHLAREVLEVLEVDRLYGELNKLVELANQAIDPDVLAARKAQLLTIGSLKAWRQLVK
- a CDS encoding TIGR00153 family protein; protein product: MPVNPFASLFGRSPIGPMQKHFAKAHECAANLVPFFEAVMVEDWAKVEQVQQEMASLEGEADKLKKSVRLHLPKSLFLPVPRSDLLELLSVQDKVANRAKDIAGLMLGRQMAIPQDLQQLMRAFVQRTVDASAQALKAMNELDELLETGFGGREAVLVESMVMELEQIERDTDKMQIEVRRALFKLEKDLPAVDVMFLYKIIEWVGDVADRAERVGNRLEQLLAR
- a CDS encoding inorganic phosphate transporter; amino-acid sequence: MSLIADYGLVLLLLACLFGFFMAWGVGANDVANAMGTSVGSRALTIKQAILIAMVFEFAGAYLAGGEVTETIKNGIVDATMITPDLMVLGMMSALLAAGTWLLVASTKGWPVSTTHSIVGAVIGFAAVGVSMDAVNWGGVGPIVASWVVSPLLSGFVAFWLFTSVQKLIIDTDNPFLNAKRFVPLYMFITGFMVSIMTLTKGLKHIGLNLSTSEGFFLSLGVGGAVMLLGIALLSRIKIDVEADKDFHYASVEKVFAVLMIFTACAMAFAHGSNDVANAVGPLAAIVGVIQSGGEAVIGAKSAVPGWVLLLGAVGIVIGLATYGYKVIATIGKEITELTPSRGFAAELATATTVVGASAMGLPVSTTHTLVGAVLGVGLARGIGALNLGVIGKIFISWLITLPVGAALSIFFFYILRSIFL
- the argE gene encoding acetylornithine deacetylase → MPLPSLKDQFAALIAAPSVSCTQAHWDQSNRPVIDLLSSWLGDLGFSCDVQQVAPGKFNLLASYGSGPGGLVLAGHSDTVPFDAALWQTDPLKLTEVDGRWVGLGSCDMKGFFALIIEAVQPLLAQPFKQPLLILATCDEESSMSGARALAAAGQPLGRAAVIGEPTGLKPIRLHKGIMMERIDILGQSGHSSDPSLGRSALEAMQDVMLELRSLRSQWQHEFNNPQFTMPLPTLNFGCIHGGDNPNRICGQCSLEFDLRPLPGMQPEALRAVIRQKLRPLAEQHQVKIDYAPLFPSVPPFEQNADAELVRVAERLTGHTAASVAFATEASYLQQLGCETLVLGPGDIDCAHQPGEYLDTSRLQPTIELLRGLINHYCLQPNQPTVPPAGENA
- the argA gene encoding amino-acid N-acetyltransferase is translated as MHDHVNWLRHASPYINAHRDCTFVVMLPGEGVAHPNFGNIVHDLVLLHSLGVRLVLVHGSRPQIEARLTERGLTPRYQHNLRITDGPTLECVIDAVGQLRIAIEARLSMDMARSPMQGSRMRVTSGNFVTARPIGVVDGVDFHHTGEVRRIDRKGINRQLDERSIVLLSPLGYSPTGEIFNLACEDVATRAAIDLDADKLLLFGAESGLLDEAGKLVRELRPQQVPAHLQRLGNSYQAELLDAAAEACKGGVRRSHIVSYAEDGALLSELFTRTGNGTLVAQEQFESLREATIEDVGGLMELITPLEDQGILVRRSREVLEREIEQFSIVEREGLIIACAALYQIADSDFGELACLAVNPAYRHGGRGDELLERIEERARAQGLKTLFVLTTRTAHWFRERGFELSSVDRLPAARASLYNFQRNSQVFEKAL
- a CDS encoding TetR/AcrR family transcriptional regulator is translated as MSRPPTARKPRASSQSRIAGILAAARELLAEQGVASLSIYSVAERAQIPPSSVYHFFASVPALLEALTADIHGAFRACLQEPVEHASLRDWRDLSRLVEQRMLAIYAADAAARQLILAQHGLAEVTQADRQHDIELGQSMQVVFDRHFPLPQLPEDVDVFALAMELGDRVYARSIQLHGAITPRMAEEGMRVFDAYLGLYLPPHLPKRIL
- the trpA gene encoding tryptophan synthase subunit alpha, whose amino-acid sequence is MSRLQSRFAELKQQNRAALVTFVTAGDPSYDASLAILKGLPAAGADVIELGMPFTDPMADGPAIQLANIRALEGGQNLAKTLQMVREFRAGEQVTPLVLMGYFNPIHKYGVDKFIADAKEAGVDGLIVVDLPPEHNVDLCDPAQAAGIDFIRLTTPTTDDKRLPTVLNGSSGFVYYVSVAGVTGAGSATLEHVEQAVARLRRHTELPLCIGFGIRTPEHAATIARLADGVVVGSALIDQVANAASSEQAVAGVLNLCAALAEGVRGARS
- the trpB gene encoding tryptophan synthase subunit beta; the encoded protein is MTSFRAGPDANGLFGSFGGQYVAETLMPLIHDLAAEYEKAKLDPEFAKELAYFQRDFVGRPSPLYFAERLTEMCGGAKIYFKREELNHTGAHKINNCIGQVLLAKRMGKKRIIAETGAGMHGVATATVSARFGMECVIYMGTTDIDRQQANVLRMRLLGATVIPVVAGTGTLKDAMNEALRDWVTNVDSTFYMIGTVAGPHPYPAMVRDFQAVIGKETREQMLAQEGRLPDSLIACIGGGSNAIGLYHPFLDDKDVQIIGVEAAGYGIATGKHAASLNGGVPGVLHGNRTFLLQDDDGQIIDAHSISAGLDYPGIGPEHAWLHEVGRVEYTSVTDDEALAAFHTCCRQEGIIPALESAHALAEVFKRAPQLPKDHLMVVNLSGRGDKDMQTIVHHMEKQEKHA